The Paenibacillus sophorae genome has a segment encoding these proteins:
- a CDS encoding AraC family transcriptional regulator, giving the protein MKLYLEIPELDKHFPFRSFVNKGDRLCYPHWHKEIEIIYVVKGSLDLGVNDVPIHMRQGEIQFVGSGDVHYFLASPDSERVVIQFDLSFFQEVSFPDAKEHSLRDAFASMEQSGWKWPEGVADKMRGLIESIHEENVRRAEGYAYLIKARLFEMLTLILREVPKSGMHQQPKISEESATKSKETLEKLERIFAYVEEHYREAITLKEVAKYMGFSPYYFTKLFKRNTGMTFVSFLNEYRLNKAKWLLLNEDAPITAVAEASGFGSVKTFHHFFKEATGVSPLKYRRTIYGNNSARM; this is encoded by the coding sequence ATGAAACTTTATCTGGAGATTCCGGAGCTTGACAAGCATTTTCCGTTTCGCAGCTTTGTGAACAAGGGAGATCGGTTGTGCTACCCGCATTGGCATAAAGAAATAGAGATCATTTATGTGGTCAAAGGGAGTCTGGATCTCGGTGTCAACGATGTTCCGATCCATATGCGGCAGGGGGAAATCCAGTTTGTGGGGAGCGGGGACGTGCATTATTTTCTGGCTTCGCCTGATAGCGAGCGGGTGGTCATTCAGTTTGATTTGAGCTTTTTTCAGGAAGTCTCGTTTCCGGATGCCAAGGAGCATTCGCTCCGCGACGCCTTTGCTTCGATGGAGCAGTCCGGATGGAAGTGGCCCGAAGGGGTGGCAGATAAAATGCGGGGGCTGATCGAGAGCATCCACGAGGAAAATGTCCGGCGGGCGGAAGGGTACGCCTATCTGATCAAAGCCCGGCTGTTTGAAATGCTGACCTTGATTCTCCGCGAGGTTCCCAAAAGCGGGATGCATCAGCAGCCCAAAATTTCGGAGGAGTCGGCTACCAAATCCAAGGAAACACTGGAGAAGCTGGAGCGGATTTTCGCCTATGTCGAGGAGCACTACCGTGAGGCCATAACCCTGAAGGAAGTCGCGAAATATATGGGATTCAGCCCGTACTACTTTACCAAGCTATTCAAACGCAATACGGGCATGACTTTTGTGTCCTTCTTGAATGAATACCGGCTGAATAAGGCCAAATGGCTGCTGCTCAATGAGGATGCCCCGATTACGGCGGTCGCCGAAGCCTCGGGCTTTGGAAGCGTGAAGACGTTTCATCATTTTTTCAAGGAAGCAACCGGCGTTTCGCCGCTGAAATACCGGAGGACAATATACGGGAATAATTCAGCTAGAATGTAG
- a CDS encoding ThuA domain-containing protein, which translates to MVKVTVWNEYRHERNDDKIAAVYPEGIHGQIASFLKDAGLDVRTATLDEPEHGLTEEVLNNTDVLVWWGHIAHKEVSDEIVDRVHQRVLQGMGLVVLHSGHMSKIFMKLMGTSCDLKWREAGEKERLWVMNPSHPIAEGIGEYIELEHEEMYGTHFDVPAPDELIFVGWFEGGNVFPSGSTYRRGNGKIFYFQPGHESYPTYYHPEIQKVIVNGVNWCEPTKRAYPVYGRSQELETIKREVLL; encoded by the coding sequence ATGGTTAAAGTAACCGTATGGAATGAATACCGCCATGAGCGGAACGACGACAAAATCGCTGCTGTATATCCGGAGGGCATTCACGGGCAAATCGCCAGCTTTCTGAAAGACGCGGGCTTGGACGTCCGGACGGCGACCCTGGATGAGCCGGAGCACGGGCTGACAGAGGAAGTGCTGAACAATACGGATGTCCTTGTCTGGTGGGGCCATATTGCCCATAAGGAAGTAAGCGATGAGATTGTGGACCGCGTTCATCAGCGCGTTCTTCAGGGTATGGGGCTTGTGGTGCTTCATTCCGGGCATATGTCGAAGATCTTCATGAAGCTGATGGGTACGAGCTGCGATCTGAAATGGCGTGAAGCCGGTGAGAAGGAACGTCTATGGGTCATGAATCCGAGCCATCCGATTGCGGAAGGCATCGGCGAATATATAGAGCTTGAGCATGAGGAGATGTACGGTACGCACTTTGATGTGCCTGCGCCAGACGAACTGATCTTTGTCGGCTGGTTTGAAGGCGGAAACGTCTTTCCGAGCGGCTCCACCTACCGGCGCGGGAACGGCAAAATCTTCTACTTCCAGCCGGGCCATGAGTCTTATCCGACTTATTACCACCCGGAAATTCAAAAGGTTATCGTCAACGGCGTGAACTGGTGCGAGCCGACAAAGCGCGCTTATCCGGTTTACGGCAGATCACAGGAACTGGAGACGATCAAACGGGAAGTGCTGCTATAA
- a CDS encoding aminotransferase class I/II-fold pyridoxal phosphate-dependent enzyme, with product MTLKASKNRWRADKLSSLGSSIFQEVAGWKAEAAAGGLDLIDLGIGSPDRGPSSEIRRVLSAAVLKEDSYSYPSSEGGLAFRSKAADWMNYRFGVEVDPEKEILTLMGSQDGLAHLALAVCNPGDVAIVPDPGYPIYSGALAIAGVKPWPLPLKAENGFLPDLSSIPEEVLERAAFILLNFPGNPVSVRADYAFFEHLIGFARRWNLLVVHDLAYSEMGFDGYRPISILQVPDARETAVEFHSFSKSFNMAGCRIGFLAGNAEAVGALRSLKGNIDYGVFEPVQEAAVAALEQAMGADAGEGVGPLYERRRDAFIGALRREGWDVPKPAATMFVWAPLPAAAAAGGLDSRRFARELLLETGVAVIPGDAFGAEGRGFVRIALVEEAERLAEAARRIGRFLRAKGLAE from the coding sequence TTGACTCTTAAAGCTTCTAAAAATAGATGGCGCGCGGACAAGCTGTCGAGCCTCGGCTCCTCTATCTTCCAGGAGGTTGCCGGCTGGAAAGCCGAAGCGGCTGCGGGCGGCCTTGATCTTATCGACCTTGGCATCGGCAGTCCAGACCGCGGGCCGTCTTCTGAAATCCGGCGCGTACTCAGCGCGGCTGTCTTGAAGGAAGACAGCTACTCGTATCCGTCGTCCGAGGGCGGTCTTGCTTTCCGCAGCAAAGCCGCAGACTGGATGAACTACCGGTTCGGAGTAGAGGTCGATCCCGAGAAAGAGATACTGACGCTGATGGGCTCCCAGGACGGACTTGCACATTTGGCGCTGGCGGTCTGCAATCCCGGCGATGTGGCGATCGTGCCCGATCCCGGTTATCCGATTTATTCCGGAGCGCTGGCCATTGCCGGCGTTAAGCCTTGGCCGCTGCCGCTGAAGGCGGAGAACGGCTTTCTGCCGGATCTTAGCTCTATCCCCGAAGAGGTGTTGGAGCGAGCCGCATTTATTCTGCTGAATTTTCCCGGCAATCCGGTCTCTGTAAGGGCGGACTATGCGTTCTTTGAGCATCTGATCGGCTTTGCCCGGCGGTGGAACTTGCTTGTCGTGCATGATCTCGCATACTCCGAGATGGGCTTTGACGGTTACCGGCCGATCAGCATCCTGCAGGTGCCGGACGCGCGTGAGACGGCGGTCGAATTTCATTCCTTCTCCAAGAGCTTCAACATGGCCGGCTGCCGCATCGGCTTTCTGGCCGGGAACGCCGAAGCCGTAGGTGCCCTGCGAAGCCTTAAGGGCAACATCGACTACGGCGTCTTCGAGCCTGTGCAGGAGGCGGCTGTTGCCGCGCTGGAGCAGGCGATGGGCGCGGACGCAGGCGAAGGCGTCGGCCCGTTGTACGAGCGGCGGCGCGATGCCTTCATCGGCGCGCTACGCAGAGAAGGCTGGGACGTGCCGAAGCCCGCGGCGACGATGTTCGTGTGGGCGCCGCTTCCCGCCGCAGCCGCTGCGGGCGGCCTTGACTCGCGCCGCTTCGCCCGCGAGCTGCTGCTGGAGACGGGCGTCGCCGTCATCCCGGGCGACGCCTTCGGCGCGGAAGGACGGGGCTTCGTCCGCATCGCGCTCGTAGAGGAGGCGGAACGGCTCGCCGAAGCGGCCCGGCGGATCGGGCGGTTTCTCCGCGCCAAGGGATTGGCGGAGTAG
- a CDS encoding ABC transporter permease subunit: protein MIKVNAKGIMNYSFGSAFYILLIFWLYPGIAKNTQALNDLVKSMPEGVNNAFGLNSGFASAEAFVSGEYYGLILVLILAIVCVQMSTRLMAGMVDQGSMAYLLSTPTTRAKVSATQALVLVTALIVIMGVTTLAGFLGDAWFLDASFPFNSGRFLHLNIVAFMLFFAIGGLTFLVSCLSNDEKRALGISGAIAFGFFTIDLVAKISDKLSWMKALTLFSLYRPSEIVTGQAKWGQISLVLLAVGLLAFALGIVLFKRRDLPL, encoded by the coding sequence ATGATTAAAGTGAACGCCAAAGGCATCATGAACTATTCTTTCGGCTCTGCCTTCTACATCCTGCTGATCTTCTGGCTGTATCCGGGCATTGCGAAAAACACGCAGGCGCTGAATGATCTTGTAAAGTCCATGCCGGAGGGCGTGAACAACGCGTTCGGCCTGAACAGCGGATTCGCCAGCGCGGAAGCGTTCGTCTCGGGGGAATATTACGGTCTCATTCTGGTGCTGATTCTGGCCATTGTCTGCGTCCAGATGTCGACCCGGCTGATGGCCGGCATGGTGGATCAAGGCTCGATGGCCTATCTGCTGTCCACACCGACCACCCGCGCCAAAGTGTCGGCGACGCAGGCCCTTGTGCTGGTAACGGCCCTTATCGTAATCATGGGCGTAACGACGCTGGCGGGCTTTTTAGGAGACGCCTGGTTCCTTGACGCTTCCTTCCCTTTCAACAGCGGACGGTTTTTGCATCTGAACATTGTCGCCTTCATGCTGTTTTTCGCGATCGGCGGCCTGACCTTTCTGGTGTCCTGCCTGTCCAATGACGAGAAGAGAGCGCTCGGCATCTCCGGCGCCATCGCCTTCGGCTTCTTCACCATTGATCTAGTCGCCAAAATCAGCGACAAGCTGAGCTGGATGAAGGCTCTGACGCTCTTCTCGCTGTACCGGCCCAGCGAAATTGTTACGGGGCAAGCGAAATGGGGCCAGATCTCCCTTGTGCTGCTGGCCGTCGGCCTGCTCGCTTTCGCCCTCGGCATCGTTCTGTTCAAGCGGCGCGATCTGCCTCTGTAA
- a CDS encoding ABC transporter ATP-binding protein — MLTVQGLTKTFSNGKGIRDITFSVNKGEVFGFLGPNGAGKSTTIRHLMGFMKPDRGHAAICGLDVWKAQGTVQKHVGYLPGEIAFVDGMTGIAFLNFMADMQGLKDKGKRDELIRRLQFDANTPIRKMSKGMKQKVGLVAAFMHSPEVIILDEPTSGLDPLMQKVFIELVLEEKALGTTFLMSSHSFPEIERTCDRAAIIKDGSLIAVKNIHELQSMQRKLFDVVFENKEDALRFRTSGLPIENYDDFRVRVAIQGNYNTFIEEAAKYRIRSMDVFTQNLEDIFMDYYDREGSQP; from the coding sequence ATGCTTACTGTCCAAGGATTGACCAAAACATTTTCAAACGGGAAGGGTATTCGGGATATTACCTTTTCGGTAAACAAGGGCGAGGTGTTCGGCTTTCTCGGACCGAACGGAGCCGGCAAGTCGACGACCATCCGGCATCTTATGGGCTTTATGAAGCCCGACCGTGGACATGCGGCCATATGCGGGCTTGATGTGTGGAAAGCGCAGGGAACGGTACAAAAGCATGTAGGCTATCTGCCGGGGGAAATCGCCTTCGTTGACGGGATGACGGGAATTGCCTTTCTTAATTTTATGGCAGATATGCAGGGCTTGAAGGACAAGGGAAAGCGCGATGAGTTGATCCGGCGCCTGCAGTTCGACGCGAACACCCCGATCCGCAAAATGTCCAAGGGGATGAAGCAAAAGGTCGGCCTTGTCGCCGCGTTCATGCACAGCCCGGAGGTAATTATTCTGGATGAACCCACTTCAGGCCTGGACCCGCTGATGCAAAAGGTGTTCATTGAATTGGTGCTGGAAGAAAAGGCGCTTGGCACAACCTTCTTAATGTCGTCGCACAGCTTTCCCGAAATCGAGCGAACCTGCGACCGGGCCGCCATTATCAAGGATGGAAGCCTCATTGCCGTCAAGAACATTCATGAGCTGCAGTCCATGCAGCGGAAGCTGTTCGACGTCGTCTTCGAGAACAAGGAGGACGCGCTCCGGTTCCGGACCTCCGGTCTGCCTATCGAGAATTACGATGATTTCCGCGTCCGGGTCGCCATACAAGGCAACTATAATACATTCATCGAAGAAGCGGCGAAGTACCGTATCCGCAGTATGGATGTGTTTACCCAGAACCTGGAGGATATTTTTATGGATTATTACGACCGGGAGGGAAGCCAGCCATGA
- a CDS encoding TetR/AcrR family transcriptional regulator, which translates to MKKMNGFEKRAAKIRYKIMRATLEMLKTWEPKRMRIADIAKAAGVSQVTIYNYFGSKEALIEESLKDFVDQAIDGFEEVLNQKRSIKEIVEYTIIQEKETYAAIPPSLMKKMMLEDQEMFRYIQQRYEQAVLPLMIRMLEEGKARNEISSKVSVNSVLIFMNFYMQNAGEMLEIAQKQDNRDAFLEEMVHIFFYGICGREE; encoded by the coding sequence ATGAAAAAAATGAACGGTTTTGAGAAGAGAGCGGCGAAAATCAGGTACAAAATTATGAGGGCGACTCTAGAAATGCTGAAAACATGGGAGCCCAAGCGGATGCGGATTGCCGATATCGCCAAGGCGGCGGGCGTCTCGCAGGTAACGATCTACAACTATTTCGGCAGCAAAGAAGCGCTCATCGAGGAATCGCTCAAGGACTTTGTGGACCAGGCGATCGACGGCTTTGAAGAAGTTCTCAATCAGAAGCGCTCGATTAAAGAGATTGTGGAGTATACCATTATTCAGGAAAAAGAAACGTATGCCGCCATCCCCCCGTCTCTGATGAAGAAGATGATGCTTGAAGATCAGGAAATGTTCCGCTATATTCAGCAGCGATACGAGCAGGCAGTGCTGCCGCTGATGATCCGGATGCTGGAGGAGGGAAAGGCGAGGAATGAAATCTCGTCCAAGGTTTCCGTAAACTCCGTGCTCATATTTATGAATTTTTATATGCAGAATGCCGGAGAGATGCTGGAAATCGCCCAGAAGCAGGACAATAGAGATGCTTTTTTGGAGGAAATGGTGCATATATTCTTTTACGGCATCTGCGGGCGGGAAGAGTGA
- the fumC gene encoding class II fumarate hydratase yields the protein MEFRVEKDTFGELRVPADKYWGAQTQRSLQNFKIGGEKMPLEVIYALAHIKKAAAKVNVELGLLPKAKADAIVRAADEIMQGTYDEHFPLVVWQTGSGTQTNMNVNEVISRRGGELLRDNGSTAEIHPNDDVNKGQSSNDTFPSAMHIAAYLAVRQQVLPALEQLKITLEQKADEYRSLIKIGRTHLQDATPLTLGQEISAWAAMLEKGKRFIEGSAQSLLELAIGGTAVGTGLNAHPDFGAGVARAIGEELSTPFVPAENKFHALTSHDQLVHVHGALKALAGDLMKIANDVRFLASGPRSGIGELLIPENEPGSSIMPGKVNPTQSEAMTMVVCQVLGNDVTIGVAASQGNFQLNVFKPVIIHSFLQSCRLLADAMLSFEEHCARGIMANEPVIHRNLHNSLMLVTALNPHIGYEKAAQIAKLAHKEGLTLKEAALKLKLLTEEEFDRWVRPENMV from the coding sequence ATGGAATTTCGCGTGGAGAAAGATACATTTGGCGAGCTGCGGGTCCCGGCGGACAAGTATTGGGGCGCACAGACCCAGCGCAGCCTGCAAAACTTCAAAATCGGCGGCGAGAAAATGCCCCTTGAAGTGATTTACGCTCTGGCGCACATCAAAAAAGCGGCGGCGAAGGTGAACGTGGAACTCGGCCTGCTGCCGAAAGCCAAGGCAGACGCCATTGTCCGCGCGGCGGATGAAATCATGCAGGGGACGTATGATGAGCATTTTCCGCTGGTCGTTTGGCAGACGGGAAGCGGAACTCAGACCAATATGAACGTAAATGAAGTGATATCCCGCAGAGGCGGCGAGCTTTTGCGGGATAACGGGTCTACGGCGGAGATCCATCCTAACGACGATGTGAACAAAGGCCAGAGCTCTAACGACACCTTTCCTTCAGCGATGCATATTGCGGCATATCTAGCGGTCCGGCAGCAGGTGCTTCCGGCGCTGGAGCAGCTCAAGATCACGCTGGAACAGAAAGCGGATGAGTACCGGTCCCTGATCAAAATCGGCCGCACGCATTTGCAGGATGCGACCCCGCTTACACTTGGGCAGGAAATAAGCGCATGGGCGGCGATGCTGGAAAAAGGAAAACGCTTTATTGAGGGCAGCGCCCAGTCCCTGCTTGAACTTGCTATCGGAGGGACGGCTGTTGGCACCGGCCTTAACGCCCATCCGGATTTCGGGGCCGGGGTTGCACGAGCAATCGGCGAGGAACTCTCCACCCCCTTTGTTCCGGCCGAGAATAAATTCCACGCCCTGACGAGCCATGACCAGCTTGTCCATGTTCATGGAGCGCTGAAGGCGCTGGCCGGCGACCTCATGAAGATTGCCAATGATGTTCGCTTTCTCGCAAGCGGCCCCCGCAGCGGCATCGGCGAGCTGCTGATCCCGGAGAATGAGCCGGGCAGCTCGATCATGCCGGGCAAAGTGAATCCGACGCAGAGCGAGGCGATGACGATGGTCGTCTGCCAGGTGCTGGGCAACGACGTCACGATTGGTGTCGCGGCCAGCCAGGGCAATTTTCAGCTTAATGTGTTTAAGCCGGTCATCATCCACAGCTTTTTGCAGTCCTGCCGCCTGCTGGCGGATGCCATGCTGTCGTTTGAGGAACATTGCGCCCGGGGCATCATGGCGAACGAACCGGTCATTCACCGCAATCTGCATAACTCCCTGATGCTGGTAACGGCCCTGAATCCGCATATCGGCTATGAAAAGGCGGCGCAAATTGCCAAGCTGGCCCATAAAGAAGGCCTTACGCTGAAGGAGGCCGCGCTGAAGCTGAAGCTGTTGACGGAAGAGGAATTTGACCGGTGGGTAAGACCGGAGAACATGGTATAA
- a CDS encoding LacI family DNA-binding transcriptional regulator, with translation MTTIRDIARSANVSIATVSRILNDDLSLSVTEETRRRVFSTARQMNYDFSKRRKKPASAAFEPQQAKIGLLVWYPPEIENEDPYFLYIRQGAEKQLTELGIKVIRIFRLYGQYLKQALDDLDGMIVIGNILPEVIERMYPRKERTVYINYSPDEEQYDSVVFDYRRATEKAMQHFLRKGYARTGFIGAKDFVHGFNNEKFNIPELRLLNYERICREHGMYNPDDVYLGDWTMAEGYRMMQTAIAKGDLPRAFFIASDPLAIGAMKALLEAGISIPGEVALIGFDDIEMASYVNVPLTTVKIHTEQMGRTGVNLLMERLGGRSIPVKAVVPARFIVRQSCGGPDSGPA, from the coding sequence ATGACGACGATTCGCGATATTGCGCGCAGCGCCAATGTATCCATTGCGACGGTATCCAGAATACTGAACGACGATTTGTCGCTTTCCGTCACGGAAGAGACGCGGCGGCGAGTCTTCAGCACAGCCCGGCAGATGAACTACGACTTCTCCAAGCGCAGGAAAAAACCGGCCTCTGCCGCATTTGAACCGCAGCAGGCCAAAATCGGACTTCTGGTCTGGTACCCGCCGGAGATTGAGAACGAAGACCCTTATTTCCTGTATATCCGGCAAGGAGCGGAAAAGCAGCTGACGGAGCTTGGCATTAAAGTGATCCGGATATTTCGCTTGTATGGGCAGTATTTAAAGCAGGCGCTGGACGATCTGGACGGAATGATTGTCATCGGGAACATCCTGCCGGAGGTTATCGAGCGCATGTACCCCCGCAAGGAGCGGACTGTCTATATCAACTATTCGCCGGATGAAGAACAGTACGACTCGGTTGTATTCGATTATCGGCGGGCGACGGAGAAGGCGATGCAGCATTTTTTGCGAAAGGGCTATGCAAGGACTGGCTTTATCGGCGCCAAGGATTTTGTTCACGGTTTCAACAATGAGAAATTCAACATACCCGAGCTGCGGCTTCTGAACTATGAGCGGATATGCAGGGAGCACGGGATGTACAATCCGGACGACGTCTACCTGGGGGATTGGACGATGGCCGAAGGATACCGGATGATGCAGACCGCCATTGCCAAAGGCGATTTGCCCCGGGCATTCTTCATCGCCAGCGATCCGCTTGCCATCGGCGCCATGAAAGCGCTGTTGGAAGCCGGAATCTCCATACCCGGCGAGGTGGCTCTGATCGGTTTCGACGATATTGAAATGGCCTCATATGTCAATGTCCCGCTGACCACGGTCAAGATTCACACCGAGCAGATGGGGCGGACAGGAGTCAACTTGCTGATGGAAAGGCTGGGCGGCAGAAGCATCCCAGTCAAGGCGGTCGTCCCCGCACGGTTTATTGTAAGGCAGAGCTGTGGAGGACCTGATAGCGGCCCAGCTTGA
- a CDS encoding ABC transporter substrate-binding protein — translation MRKMRALSIALVLMLIVLSGCSSGGNGGNSSEGSSGNSGGSSGDVTLTIYTTTNDSAAQDTLKSIADAYTAEHPNVKFEWQFPGNDYENILKMKMAGNDMPDIFDTHGWSKVRYNNFVADLRDQEWVANLSDSMKPIVTDDEGKVYTLPLNAAKDGITYNKGILDKYGIEVPQTLDELIAAGEKIKKESGGEVTPFFFSSTDPASLAQYFDMLATPLLISAEKNHAQELLDGTFDWNNWTPLPAKFKEMYDKGLMNEDVFTVRESDRPQLFAEGKVAFTFSAPTFVPDALAINPDLKVGIMPIPSIVPGDTPTFSGGERYTMAAWKDGKHLDVAKDVINFFGKPENLKKISEVTGTPSAMSNVTPDLGIYTEYYEKYKDIRVFPYFDRVYLPSGMWDVMQTTSAEILSETMTPEDSSQFYKQEVERLKSQQK, via the coding sequence ATGAGAAAAATGCGAGCGCTTTCAATAGCTTTGGTGCTGATGCTGATCGTTCTGTCCGGCTGCTCTTCTGGCGGAAACGGCGGGAATTCGTCCGAAGGTTCGTCCGGCAATTCCGGCGGCTCTTCCGGTGATGTGACGCTGACGATCTATACGACAACCAACGATTCGGCTGCGCAGGACACGCTGAAGTCCATCGCAGACGCTTATACCGCGGAGCATCCGAACGTGAAATTCGAGTGGCAGTTCCCCGGCAATGATTATGAGAATATTCTCAAAATGAAAATGGCGGGCAACGACATGCCGGATATTTTTGATACCCACGGCTGGTCGAAGGTACGCTACAACAACTTTGTGGCTGACCTGAGAGATCAGGAATGGGTGGCCAATCTGTCGGATTCGATGAAGCCGATCGTTACCGACGATGAAGGCAAGGTCTATACGCTTCCGCTGAATGCGGCCAAGGACGGCATTACGTATAACAAGGGAATTCTCGATAAATACGGCATTGAGGTGCCGCAAACGCTGGATGAACTGATTGCCGCCGGCGAAAAAATCAAAAAAGAGAGCGGCGGCGAAGTCACTCCGTTCTTCTTCTCATCTACAGATCCCGCCTCGCTCGCCCAATATTTCGACATGCTGGCAACACCGCTTCTCATCAGCGCAGAGAAAAACCATGCGCAGGAGCTGCTGGACGGCACCTTCGACTGGAACAATTGGACCCCGCTGCCGGCCAAGTTCAAGGAAATGTACGATAAGGGCCTGATGAACGAGGATGTATTCACGGTCCGCGAGAGCGACCGTCCGCAGCTGTTCGCCGAAGGCAAAGTGGCATTCACGTTCAGCGCGCCTACCTTCGTTCCCGATGCGCTCGCGATCAACCCCGACCTGAAGGTGGGCATCATGCCGATTCCTTCCATCGTGCCGGGCGATACACCGACCTTCTCTGGCGGTGAACGGTACACGATGGCTGCCTGGAAGGACGGCAAGCATTTGGATGTTGCCAAGGACGTCATTAACTTTTTCGGCAAGCCCGAAAACTTGAAGAAAATTTCGGAAGTGACCGGCACACCGTCGGCGATGAGCAATGTAACGCCTGATCTCGGCATCTATACCGAATACTATGAAAAGTATAAAGATATCCGGGTATTCCCGTATTTCGACCGCGTCTATCTGCCAAGCGGCATGTGGGATGTCATGCAGACGACTTCCGCAGAGATTCTCAGCGAAACGATGACGCCGGAAGATTCTTCACAGTTCTACAAGCAGGAAGTAGAGCGGCTGAAGAGCCAGCAAAAGTAA
- a CDS encoding carbohydrate ABC transporter permease translates to MRMSRNSPGWLNLMYVPVLLLFALFIYYPFIQGIRVSFTNWDGFNVNYSWVGLDNYVRMLHDKNIGTVIRNTLIYGVGSTFFQNVIGLMYALLLNQSIRTRGLTRTIIYLPAIVSPLIMGYIWYFFFQFRGGALNDIVLLFADKPINLLANPHANVWIIMAVNTFQFVGVAMIIFLAGLQSISKDYYEASSIDGAGPISKFFNVTLPLLAPSITINIVLNLIGGLKLFDVIIALTKGGPGYASQSLSTLMYKTYFGAQDAGYAAALGNLMFFMIAIISVAALLFLRRKEIQS, encoded by the coding sequence ATGCGCATGAGCCGCAACTCGCCGGGCTGGCTGAATCTGATGTATGTCCCGGTGCTGCTGCTGTTCGCTCTTTTTATCTACTATCCGTTCATTCAGGGCATCCGCGTGTCCTTTACGAACTGGGACGGCTTCAACGTCAATTACAGCTGGGTGGGTCTGGATAATTACGTCCGGATGCTTCACGACAAAAATATCGGAACGGTTATCCGCAACACGCTGATTTACGGTGTCGGCAGTACCTTTTTCCAGAATGTAATCGGTCTGATGTACGCACTTCTGCTGAACCAGAGCATCCGCACCCGCGGACTTACCCGGACGATCATTTATCTTCCGGCGATTGTCAGCCCCCTGATCATGGGCTATATCTGGTATTTCTTCTTCCAGTTCCGCGGCGGCGCCCTGAACGACATCGTTCTGTTGTTTGCCGACAAGCCCATCAATCTGCTGGCTAACCCGCATGCCAATGTCTGGATCATTATGGCGGTCAATACGTTCCAGTTCGTCGGCGTGGCGATGATTATTTTTCTGGCGGGTCTCCAATCGATTTCCAAGGACTACTATGAAGCCTCCTCCATCGACGGTGCTGGTCCTATCAGCAAATTCTTCAATGTGACGCTTCCGCTGCTTGCTCCGTCCATCACGATCAATATCGTGCTCAATCTGATCGGAGGGCTGAAACTGTTCGACGTCATTATCGCGCTGACCAAAGGCGGACCGGGATATGCGTCCCAATCGCTGTCTACGTTGATGTACAAAACGTACTTCGGTGCGCAGGATGCAGGCTACGCGGCGGCGCTGGGCAACCTGATGTTCTTCATGATCGCAATTATCAGCGTGGCGGCCCTGCTGTTCCTTCGCCGAAAGGAGATCCAGTCATGA
- a CDS encoding carbohydrate ABC transporter permease: MKTNKGIAYTVSIIITLLHILPFYLLLTTSLKPVTDLSSKWRLPTKIDFSNFTNAWEGANLGRAFINNFVITAFSLLLVILLGSCAAYPLSRFQTKLNKGVYTLIIATLIVPPLTILVPLYQFYIDINGMNTYWGVILLHVTFSLPMAVFLYSGFIGTIPRELDEASMIDGLSRFRLFFTIILPLLKPITATVLIMTGISVWNDYQFSVFFLQKVDMRTITVALASFFGPNTNKISWVAAGSLLAALPATLLYLFMQRWFISGLASGAVKG, encoded by the coding sequence ATGAAGACCAACAAAGGAATTGCGTATACGGTGTCCATTATCATTACACTGCTGCACATCCTGCCATTCTATCTGCTGCTGACCACCTCGCTCAAGCCGGTCACGGATCTCAGCTCCAAATGGCGTCTGCCGACGAAGATCGACTTCAGCAACTTTACGAACGCCTGGGAGGGGGCCAACCTTGGCCGCGCCTTTATCAACAACTTCGTCATCACCGCGTTCTCACTGCTGCTAGTCATTCTGCTGGGCTCCTGCGCCGCCTATCCGCTGTCCCGTTTTCAGACGAAGTTGAACAAGGGAGTCTACACCCTGATCATTGCGACGCTGATCGTGCCTCCGCTGACCATTCTGGTGCCGCTGTACCAGTTCTATATCGATATTAACGGCATGAACACGTATTGGGGCGTTATTTTGCTGCATGTCACGTTCAGTCTGCCGATGGCGGTGTTTCTGTATTCGGGCTTTATCGGCACCATCCCCCGCGAGCTGGACGAAGCGTCGATGATTGATGGGCTGAGCCGGTTTAGACTGTTTTTTACAATTATTCTGCCGCTGCTCAAGCCGATTACAGCCACCGTGCTGATCATGACGGGCATAAGCGTGTGGAACGACTATCAATTCTCGGTATTTTTCCTGCAAAAAGTGGATATGCGCACCATTACGGTCGCGCTGGCTTCGTTCTTTGGCCCCAATACGAACAAAATAAGCTGGGTTGCCGCCGGCTCGCTGCTGGCTGCCCTGCCCGCGACGCTTCTGTATCTGTTCATGCAGCGCTGGTTCATCTCGGGTCTTGCCTCGGGAGCAGTGAAGGGATAG